One region of Drosophila kikkawai strain 14028-0561.14 chromosome 2R, DkikHiC1v2, whole genome shotgun sequence genomic DNA includes:
- the Gint3 gene encoding UBX domain-containing protein 6, whose amino-acid sequence MSKIKKFFSRKKEEAAAFKQKLTGSGMGEGHKLNAPKPEQAAPSGSGSRKKYDAYVPPKRNELSNEARQAANAALARIDKKTSRDFNTSLSAVKAQAKRELEAERRQKEEQLASAEASASNVRCTGGENRNLACEGVFFRCPMISDEILPKAAWKAKIKDFLYQQLEEDRGLTACLIIHNCNVKEKADDCIATLIRYLENLINSPTEEKFCKIRMSNKIFSDKVRYVEGALDVLQAAGFSEVQIDGEPFLLWTREQTEEDLDLPTLVEALKNSETIPLELDRNIKVLLPSQARRVILPDDFYRLSPEEIKKEQQLRSEAIAQAQMLRTKAMREREEQRNLRMYRYALVRVKFPNGLFIQGTFNVFEKITDVFEFVQSCLADESLDFTLVATSEGKLSDEDLEKSLFDCKLIPSTLLLFRANGVSAVGQTELNYLKEELLMLVEAM is encoded by the exons ATGTCCAAGATCAAGAAGTTCTTCAGTCGCaagaaggaggaggcggcggcctTTAAG CAAAAGCTCACCGGCAGCGGCATGGGCGAGGGCCACAAGCTGAATGCCCCCAAGCCAGAGCAAGCAGCACCCTCCGGTTCTGGTTCTCGGAAAAAATACGATGCCTATGTTCCACCCAAGCGTAATGAGTTGAGCAACGAAGCCAGGCAAGCTGCCAATGCGGCACTCGCACGCATTGATAAGAAAACCTCGCGGGATTTCAATACCTCGCTGTCGGCGGTGAAGGCTCAGGCCAAGCGGGAACTCGAAGCAGAACGGCGCCAGAAAGAGGAGCAGCTGGCAAGTGCAGAGGCCTCAGCTTCGAACGTCAGATGTACAGGCGGCGAGAATCGCAACCTGGCCTGCGAGGGTGTCTTCTTCCGTTGCCCCATGATCAGTGATGAAATTCTACCCAAAGCGGCGTGGAAGGCCAAGATCAAGGACTTCCTCTACCAGCAGCTGGAGGAAGATCGTGGCCTCACCGCCTGCCTTATCATTCACAATTGCAATGTCAAGGAGAAGGCAGACGATTGCATTGCCACGCTCATTCGGTATTTGGAGAACCTCATCAATAGTCCCACCGAGGAGAAGTTCTGCAAGATACGCATGTCCAACAAGATCTTTAGCGACAAGGTGCGTTATGTGGAGGGTGCCTTGGATGTCCTGCAGGCAGCTGGCTTCAGCGAGGTCCAGATCGATGGTGAGCCGTTTTTGTTGTGGACCCGAGAGCAAACGGAAGAGGATCTCGACTTGCCCACCCTGGTGGAGGCGTTAAAGAACTCGGAGACGATTCCCCTGGAGCTGGACAGGAATATAAAGGTTCTGCTGCCTTCGCAGGCACGAAGAGTTATCCTACCCGATGACTTTTATCGCTTGTCACCGGAGGAGATCaaaaaggagcagcagctgcgctCGGAGGCTATTGCCCAGGCCCAAATGCTGAGGACCAAAGCCATGAGGGAGCGCGAGGAGCAGCGCAATCTGCGCATGTATCGCTACGCTTTGGTCAGGGTTAAATTTCCCAACGGACTCTTCATACAA GGAACTTTCAATGTTTTCGAGAAAATCACCGATGTGTTTGAGTTCGTGCAATCTTGCCTGGCCGACGAGAGTCTCGATTTCACCCTGGTGGCAACCAGCGAGGGCAAGCTGAGCGATGAAGACTTGGAAAAGTCACTATTTGACTGCAA aCTCATTCCCAGCACCCTTTTGCTGTTTCGTGCAAATGGTGTCTCTGCTGTTGGCCAGACcgagttaaattatttaaaagaagaaCTTCTGATGTTGGTAGAGGCCATGTAG
- the LOC108082612 gene encoding uncharacterized protein, producing MTFHINVDSLNTTLQTLAERVELFAGVALQAAVDLRSKFESLTGDFDWQNGPIAFTDLQATLLKVLLVLLLGTCVLIGYSWSVYGQVITEKFVRPSTLKEIEELKLSVAKLKLPKEHSPRI from the exons ATGACTTTCCATATCAACGTGGATTCCCTGAACACAACTCTGCAGACGCTAGCCGAACGCGTGGAGCTCTTTGCTGGTGTTGCACTTCAAGCGGCTGTCGATTTGCGAAGCAAATTCGAGTCATTGACGGGTGATTTTGACTGGCAGAACGGCCCCATAGCCTTCACGGATCTGCAGGCAACGCTACTAAAGGTCCTGCTCGTCCTGCTTCTAGGAACTTGTGTACTCATTGGTTATTCGTGGTCTGTTTACGGCCAGGTCATCACTGAGAAGTTTGTGAGGCCAA GCACTCTTAAGGAAATCGAAGAACTTAAATTGTCGGTGGCCAAGTTAAAGTTGCCCAAGGAACACTCGCCACGTATTTAA